In one Nicotiana tomentosiformis chromosome 6, ASM39032v3, whole genome shotgun sequence genomic region, the following are encoded:
- the LOC138893974 gene encoding uncharacterized mitochondrial protein AtMg00860-like, producing the protein MAFQTKYGHYKFLVMSFSLTNAIVAFMDLMNPVFIPYLDSFDIVFIYDILIYSRSMEEHEQHLRIVLQTLREQKLYAKFYICEFWLDSMAFFGHVVSGEGIRVDPRKIEVVHNWPPPTTTTEIGSFLGLEGYYHRFMEGFSSISALLSRLTKKDAQFRWFDDCKTSFQKLKNALTTTLVLVLPSGSGM; encoded by the coding sequence ATGGCTTTTCAGACAAAATATGGGCACtataagtttctagtgatgtccttcagcTTGACTAATGCCATagtggcatttatggatttgatgaatccgGTGTTCAttccatatcttgactcatttgacATTGTCTTCATttatgacatattgatctactcgcgtagtatggaggagcacgagcagcatttgaggatagtgcttcagaccttgcgggaacaaaagctatatgctaaattctatATCTGCGAATTCTGGCTGGATTCTATGGCTTTCtttgggcatgttgtatcaggtgagggtattagGGTGGATCCCAGAAAGATCGAGGTAGTTCATAATTGGCCTCCTCCTACCACGACGACCGAGATCGGGAGTTTCTTGGGGCTAGAaggttattatcaccggtttatggagggtttctcgtctatttcaGCTCTTTTGAGTAGATTGACCAAGAAGGATGCTCAGTTCAGATGGTTTGATGATTGCAagacgagctttcagaagcttaagaacGCATTGACTACAACATTAGTGTTGGTTTTGCCCTCTGGTTCAGGGATGTAA